One window of the Perca fluviatilis chromosome 5, GENO_Pfluv_1.0, whole genome shotgun sequence genome contains the following:
- the LOC120559152 gene encoding selenide, water dikinase 3-like — MDCCVIPLRHGGLSLVQTTDFFYPLVEDPYMMGRIACANVLSDLYAMGITECDNMLMLLSVSQKMNDKDRERVMPLIIQGFRDAAEEGGTSVTGGQTVINPWIIVGGVASVVCQPNEFIMPDGAVPGDVLVLTKPLGTQVAVNAHHWLDQTERWNKIKLVVTKEEVKEAYQEAMFSMATLNRTAAGLMHKFQAHAATDVTGFGLLGHANNLAAQQRNEVAFVIHNLPIIAKMAAISKACGNIFNLVQGTSPETSGGLLMCLPREQAAKFCSEMKSQSSGAGGQGAAGGAWIIGIVEKGNRRARIIDKPRIIEVPPRGTQAANQDNNSTSPAPSPNLS, encoded by the exons AGGATCCTTACATGATG ggcAGGATAGCGTGCGCCAACGTCCTCAGTGATCTCTACGCCATGGGCATCACAGAGTGCGACAACATGCTGATGCTACTGAGTGTCAGCCAGAAGATGAATGACAAG GACCGCGAGCGGGTGATGCCGTTGATAATTCAAGGGTTTCGCGATGCAGCAGAGGAGGGAGGGACTTCTGTGACAGGTGGCCAGACGGTGATCAACCCCTGGATCATCGTAGGAGGAGTGGCATCGGTTGTCTGCCAGCCCAATGAGTTCATCAT GCCGGATGGTGCCGTTCCAGGGGACGTCTTGGTTCTGACTAAACCTCTGGGGACGCAGGTGGCTGTGAATGCTCACCATTGGCTCGATCAG ACTGAAAGGTGGAACAAGATCAAGCTAGTCGTCACCAAAGAGGAAGTAAAAGAGGCCTATCAGGAAGCCATGTTCTCCATGGCAACGCTAAACCGCACGG CGGCGGGCCTAATGCACAAGTTCCAGGCTCACGCCGCAACAGACGTGACTGGTTTTGGGTTGCTGGGACACGCCAACAACCTGGCGGCACAGCAACGCAACGAGGTGGCCTTCGTCATCCACAACCTGCCGATCATAGCCAAGATGGCTGCCATCAGTAAAGCCTGCGGGAACATATTCAACCTGGTTCAGGGCACGTCACCAGAGACTTCTG GTGGGCTGCTGATGTGTCTGCCCAGAGAGCAGGCGGCCAAGTTTTGCTCGGAGATGAAGAGCCAGAGCTCCGGCGCTGGAGGTCAGGGGGCGGCGGGCGGAGCGTGGATAATCGGAATCGTAGAAAAGGGCAACCGCCGCGCCCGAATCATCGACAAGCCACGTATCATCGAGGTTCCGCCCCGAGGAACCCAGGCAGCGAATCAGGACAACAACTCCACCAGCCCTGCTCCTAGCCCCAATTTGTCATAG